The following proteins are encoded in a genomic region of Drosophila miranda strain MSH22 chromosome 4, D.miranda_PacBio2.1, whole genome shotgun sequence:
- the LOC108161321 gene encoding ubiquitin carboxyl-terminal hydrolase CYLD isoform X1 has translation MVVENPTHKDVDLADILGANWPTHAGAAAMILNKNKTSVEGNSDDEGPPKSSNPLSIAVKDESLGHTISDYQRLIEIPGTELAIGSLVEVSDSGVCGDVYGVIRWIGIPPGISKNVLVGIELEDEPFLKNIPLSDGSYNGLRLFTCHQGRAIFVTSDRCKTDRRFTDKDSYHVGNKITNNQEINFGVVACPSISGSVPPLRIHSSDELQKICGKFKGIQGHHNSCYLDATLFSMFTFTSVFDSILYRSPGPKDIRNYRDVQKVLRDEIVNPLRKQLFVRSDSVMKLRELLDQLSSVSGLTCEEKDPEEFLNSLLSQIMRVEPFLKLSSGQDSYFYQLFVDKDEKLTLPTVQQLFEQSFHSSNIKLKEVPSCFIIQMPRFGKSYKMYPRILPSQVLDVTDIIENSPRQCFLCGKLAEYECNECFGSLQVGSGLECTAFCQKCLVTFHMHAKRNNHVHTKIFIPKDFRIMADHMVVPRVYMELFSVVCIETSHYVAFVKSGSGPDAPWCFFDSMADRKGEQNGYNIPEMICVPELTQWLSDEGARSINETSPNDKVLPDHAKRIFCDAYMCLYQSTDTMMYH, from the exons ATGGTTGTTGAAAATCCAACACATAAGGATGTCGATTTAGCTGATATTTTAGGGGCCAATTGGCCAACACATGCCGGGGCAGCAGCTAtgattttaaataaaaataaaacatctGTGGAGGGCAACAGTGACGACGAGGGTCCGCCGAAATCTTCGAACCCGCTATCGATAGCAGTCAAAGATGAATCTTTGG GTCACACAATTTCAGATTATCAACGCCTGATTGAAATACCAGGAACAGAGCTTGCAATTGGCTCCCTCGTCGAAGTATCTGATTCTGGAGTGTGTGGAGATGTGTATGGTGTAATTAGATGGATTGGTATACCTCCAGGAATTTCTAAAAACGTACTTGTTGGAATAGAGCTTGAAGACGAACCTTTCTTGAAGAACATTCCATTGTCAGATGGAAGTTACAATGGCCTTCg CTTATTTACGTGTCACCAAGGTCGGGCTATTTTTGTAACGTCCGACAGGTGCAAAACTGATCGACGATTCACCGATAAAGACAGCTACCATGTAGGAAACAAGATTACTAACAATCAGGAGATAAACTTCGGTGTCGTCGCGTGCCCTTCTATTTCTGGTTCAGTACCGCCACTAC GAATACATAGTTCGGATGAGCTCCAGAAAATTTGTGGAAAATTCAAAGGAATACAAGGACATCATAACTCTTGCTATCTTGATGCGACACTATTTTCAATGTTCACTTTTACTAGTGTGTTTGATTCTATACTGTACCGATCTCCAGGACCCAAA GATATTCGGAATTACAGAGATGTTCAAAAGGTTTTGCGGGATGAAATTGTTAATCCATTGAGGAAACAATTATTTGTGCGATCTGACAGCGTTATGAAGCTGCGAGAACTATTAgaccaactcagttctgtaaGTGGTCTCACATGCGAGGAAAAAGATCCTGAAGAGTTCCTGAACAGTTTGCTATCACAAATTATGCGCGTCGAACCATTCTTAAAA CTTAGCTCTGGACAAGACTCATATTTTTATCAACTGTTTGTGGATAAAGATGAAAAACTAACATTACCAACTGTCCAGCAACTTTTTGAACAAAGCTTTCATTCGTCGAATATCAAACTAAAGGAGGTTCCCTCTTGTTTTATTATTCAGATGCCTCGTTTTGGAAAAAGTTACAAAATGTATCCAAGAATTTTACCCTCGCAAGTTCTAGATGTGACAGACATAATTGAAAACT CTCCTCGACAGTGCTTTCTGTGTGGAAAACTAGCTGAATATGAATGTAATGAATGTTTTGGAAGTCTACAAGTCGGCTCAGGTCTTGAGTGTACAGCCTTTTGTCAAAAATGCCTTGTTACATTTCATATGCATGCAAAAAG GAATAATCATGtgcatacaaaaatatttattccCAAGGACTTCAGAATTATGGCTGATCATATGGTAGTACCACGAGTTTACATGGAACTATTTTCAGTTGTTTGTATAGAAACATCGCATTATGTAGCGTTTGTAAAATCAGGTTCTGGGCCAGATGCACCATGGTGTTTTTTCGATTCAATGGCTGATAGAAAGG GTGAACAGAATGGATATAACATACCGGAAATGATATGTGTTCCCGAATTAACACAGTGGCTTTCCGATGAAGGTGCGCGCTCTATTAATGAAACATCACCTAATGATAAAGTTCTACCTGATCACGCCAAGCGAATTTTTTGCGATGCCTATATGTGTCTGTATCAAAGCACAGACACTATGATGTACCAttaa
- the LOC108161321 gene encoding ubiquitin carboxyl-terminal hydrolase CYLD isoform X2: MCGHTISDYQRLIEIPGTELAIGSLVEVSDSGVCGDVYGVIRWIGIPPGISKNVLVGIELEDEPFLKNIPLSDGSYNGLRLFTCHQGRAIFVTSDRCKTDRRFTDKDSYHVGNKITNNQEINFGVVACPSISGSVPPLRIHSSDELQKICGKFKGIQGHHNSCYLDATLFSMFTFTSVFDSILYRSPGPKDIRNYRDVQKVLRDEIVNPLRKQLFVRSDSVMKLRELLDQLSSVSGLTCEEKDPEEFLNSLLSQIMRVEPFLKLSSGQDSYFYQLFVDKDEKLTLPTVQQLFEQSFHSSNIKLKEVPSCFIIQMPRFGKSYKMYPRILPSQVLDVTDIIENSPRQCFLCGKLAEYECNECFGSLQVGSGLECTAFCQKCLVTFHMHAKRNNHVHTKIFIPKDFRIMADHMVVPRVYMELFSVVCIETSHYVAFVKSGSGPDAPWCFFDSMADRKGEQNGYNIPEMICVPELTQWLSDEGARSINETSPNDKVLPDHAKRIFCDAYMCLYQSTDTMMYH, encoded by the exons ATGTGCG GTCACACAATTTCAGATTATCAACGCCTGATTGAAATACCAGGAACAGAGCTTGCAATTGGCTCCCTCGTCGAAGTATCTGATTCTGGAGTGTGTGGAGATGTGTATGGTGTAATTAGATGGATTGGTATACCTCCAGGAATTTCTAAAAACGTACTTGTTGGAATAGAGCTTGAAGACGAACCTTTCTTGAAGAACATTCCATTGTCAGATGGAAGTTACAATGGCCTTCg CTTATTTACGTGTCACCAAGGTCGGGCTATTTTTGTAACGTCCGACAGGTGCAAAACTGATCGACGATTCACCGATAAAGACAGCTACCATGTAGGAAACAAGATTACTAACAATCAGGAGATAAACTTCGGTGTCGTCGCGTGCCCTTCTATTTCTGGTTCAGTACCGCCACTAC GAATACATAGTTCGGATGAGCTCCAGAAAATTTGTGGAAAATTCAAAGGAATACAAGGACATCATAACTCTTGCTATCTTGATGCGACACTATTTTCAATGTTCACTTTTACTAGTGTGTTTGATTCTATACTGTACCGATCTCCAGGACCCAAA GATATTCGGAATTACAGAGATGTTCAAAAGGTTTTGCGGGATGAAATTGTTAATCCATTGAGGAAACAATTATTTGTGCGATCTGACAGCGTTATGAAGCTGCGAGAACTATTAgaccaactcagttctgtaaGTGGTCTCACATGCGAGGAAAAAGATCCTGAAGAGTTCCTGAACAGTTTGCTATCACAAATTATGCGCGTCGAACCATTCTTAAAA CTTAGCTCTGGACAAGACTCATATTTTTATCAACTGTTTGTGGATAAAGATGAAAAACTAACATTACCAACTGTCCAGCAACTTTTTGAACAAAGCTTTCATTCGTCGAATATCAAACTAAAGGAGGTTCCCTCTTGTTTTATTATTCAGATGCCTCGTTTTGGAAAAAGTTACAAAATGTATCCAAGAATTTTACCCTCGCAAGTTCTAGATGTGACAGACATAATTGAAAACT CTCCTCGACAGTGCTTTCTGTGTGGAAAACTAGCTGAATATGAATGTAATGAATGTTTTGGAAGTCTACAAGTCGGCTCAGGTCTTGAGTGTACAGCCTTTTGTCAAAAATGCCTTGTTACATTTCATATGCATGCAAAAAG GAATAATCATGtgcatacaaaaatatttattccCAAGGACTTCAGAATTATGGCTGATCATATGGTAGTACCACGAGTTTACATGGAACTATTTTCAGTTGTTTGTATAGAAACATCGCATTATGTAGCGTTTGTAAAATCAGGTTCTGGGCCAGATGCACCATGGTGTTTTTTCGATTCAATGGCTGATAGAAAGG GTGAACAGAATGGATATAACATACCGGAAATGATATGTGTTCCCGAATTAACACAGTGGCTTTCCGATGAAGGTGCGCGCTCTATTAATGAAACATCACCTAATGATAAAGTTCTACCTGATCACGCCAAGCGAATTTTTTGCGATGCCTATATGTGTCTGTATCAAAGCACAGACACTATGATGTACCAttaa
- the LOC108161328 gene encoding uncharacterized protein LOC108161328 — protein sequence MTTEELPANLDKLKITPTHPLCKSVKRNPFYNPDNDFKLSNANDNFEQILTAKHKMIHRWKCRPRRRSESCLESCTQDKSFLQTESVEITSPPSYSHGVKKLAQKKHVAPTKKYLFRQPMLKTLFGCEHGRSLVRSSQMFHLNAEKEKTSKIQTKNSTFNIGDTCSFRDLISECDILLDQTKETNLDNVRRVPKICSKYKATISSKKEINCRLLSIKERNAFTISASKRSLSVSRMGTTCSQQACYNATTPSNCDDVTISELASYFDTMVHIPKKMSSMAEMMYI from the coding sequence ATGACTACTGAGGAATTACCAGCCAATCTCGACAAGTTGAAAATAACACCAACACACCCTCTTTGCAAATCAGTAAAAAGGAATCCATTCTATAATCCAGACAATGATTTTAAACTTTCAAATGCGAATGACAACTTTGAACAAATACTTACCGCCAAACACAAAATGATACATCGCTGGAAGTGCAGACCAAGGCGTCGATCCGAGAGCTGTCTTGAGAGTTGCACGCAAGACAAGTCTTTTCTTCAAACGGAATCTGTTGAAATTACAAGTCCCCCAAGTTACTCGCATGGTGTTAAAAAGCTTGCACAGAAAAAACATGTTGCCCCTACAAAGAAATATCTTTTTCGGCAACCTATGTTGAAGACATTATTTGGTTGTGAACACGGAAGGAGTCTTGTTCGAAGTAGTCAAATGTTTCACTTAAACGCAGAAAAGGAAAAAACTAGCAAAATTCAGACTAAAAACTCGACCTTTAATATAGGCGACACATGCAGTTTCCGCGATCTTATCAGTGAATGCGATATATTGCTGGACCaaacaaaggaaacaaatTTGGATAATGTTCGTCGTGTACCAAAAATCTGCAGTAAATATAAAGCAACAATTTCCAGCAAAAAAGAAATCAATTGTAGACTGCTGTCAATTAAGGAACGCAACGCTTTTACAATATCAGCATCTAAGAGATCACTATCAGTTTCACGTATGGGCACGACGTGCTCTCAGCAAGCTTGTTATAATGCCACAACACCAAGCAACTGCGACGATGTAACGATATCAGAACTGGCTAGCTATTTTGATACTATGGTGCATATTCCAAAAAAAATGTCTTCAATGGCTGAGATGATGTACATTTAA